The Triticum aestivum cultivar Chinese Spring chromosome 6D, IWGSC CS RefSeq v2.1, whole genome shotgun sequence genomic sequence caacaatatctgagtacagacataagttaaacaagtttgccttaagaaggctagcacaaaagtagcaacgatcgaaaaggcaaggcctcctgcctgggacctcctaactactcctcgaagccgaactccatgtagaatcatcctcgggatctctagctcctggactccagcatctggttgcgacaaccaggtatagaaaggggaaaagagggagaaaagcaaccgtgagtactcatccaaagtactcgcaagcaaggagctacactacatatgcatgggtatatgtgtaaagggccatatcggtggactgaactgcagaatgccagaataagagggggatagctaatcctgtcgaagactacgcttctggccacctccatcttgcagcatgtagaagagagtagatggtaagttcaccaagtagcatcgcatagcataatcctacccggcgatcccctcctcgtcgccctgttagagagcgatcaccgggttgtatctggcacttggaagggtgtgttttattaagtatccagttctagttgtcataaggtcaaggtacaactccgggtcgtccttttaccgagggacacggctattcgaatagataaacttccctgcaggggtgcaccacataacccaacacgctcgatcccatttggccggacacacttttctgggtcatgcccggccgcggaagatcaacacgtcgcagccccacctaggctcaacagagaggtcagcacgccggtctaaatcctatgcgcgcaggggtctgggcccatcgcccattgcacacctgcacgttgcgtacgcggccggaagcagacctagcctagcaggcgttccagtccaatccggcgcgcgccgctccgtcgctgacgtcaagaagagcttcggctgataccacgacgtcgagtgcccataactgttcccgcgtagttggttagtgcgtatagaccaaatggccagactcagatcaaataccaagatctcgttaagcgtgttaagtatccgcgaacgccgaccagggccaggcccacctctctcctaggtggtctcaacctgccctgtcgctccgccacaaagtaacagtcgggggccgtcaggaacccaggcccacctctaccgggatggagccacctgtcctttcagccccctcatcagaatcacttgcgggtactcaacgagctgacccgactttagtcaccacatgtgtcatgtatataaagtatatagtatatacccgtgatcacctccctagtgatcacggcccgatagtatagcatggcagacggacaagaatgtagggccactaatggaacactagcatcctatactaagcagtaggatagtaggtaagggtaacaactgtagcaacaaatgacaggctatgcatcagaataggattaaccgaaagcagtaacatgctacactactctaatgcaagcaatatagagaaggaataggcgatatctggtgatcaagggggggcttgcctggaagctcagccgagaaggaggggtcatcaacatcgtagtcgaactgggggtcgccggcagtctcggggtctaccggaaagaagtaacggagggggaacacaataaataatagagaaatcaaagcaacacaaggcataacatggcaatacgtggtgctaggtgtgccctaacgcagtactaggtgataccggcgaagaggggaaacatccgggaaagtattcccggtgtttcgcgttttcggacagatgaaccggagggggaaagttgtgtgtttgctatgctagggatgtgtggcggacgaacgggctgcgtatccggattcgtctcgtagttctgagcaactttcatgtagaaagtattttcatccgagctacggtttattttatatgattttccaaagttttaaatcatttttagaatttatttaattaatttaattcaacattatccagaatagtgcacgttgacgtcagcatgacgtcagcagtcaacaggggagttgactagtcaactgacgtgtgggtcccgttcgtcattgactgtttagtctaattagggtttaacttatctaattactatttaattaaactaactagttaattagattaattaaacatgattaattaacttaagtaattcattagttaattagttatttatttatatttttataaTTCTTTTTTAATAATTCGTTCCAGgggtgggccccggctgtcattgggccaggggcttAACGGGCACTGGGCGATGGATCGAGCACGGGGCGCAGGGCGTAGCGGGCGGGGACGCCTGGACCCGGGCGATCCCGGCTGGCTTAGCCAGTGGCGAGGCCAGGCAAGGGCGTCGGCGAGGTGAACGGGGCCGGCGCGTGGCCCGGCGCCGGTGACCGTGGCCGGATCCGGGCGGGGCGGCGGGTGGCGCGGTTGGCGAAGGAAGCGCAGAACCCGGGCGAGGGTGAGCAAGCAGGGGACGCGAGCAGCGATGCCGTACGCGGTGTGCAGCGGCGCTGGGCGCGGTGAGCTGTTGCGGGCGCAGGCGTCGGCGAGGGGACGTGGTGGTCGCCGGGGAGGGGAGAGGGCGCGGTGGGCGCCGGAGtaggcgacgggcgcgcgcggggaGCAAGGGCGTCGAGCGGCGCGGTGTAGACGAGCACGGCGCGGGCGCGCGCGTAGGACGAGCGGCCGGAGCGGCGAGATCTGCGGTGGTGATGCGGGATAGGCGAGCGGGCGCGTCTGTGGCCGTGCGGGCGCGCGTGTGCACGACGGCATGAGGAGCAGATGTGgcagggggaggaggagaggccaGGGCCTCACCGGCGGTCGTGGGGTCTAggcagtgggggttgaggaggaCGACGGGAAGGCGAGCGGTGATCCGGCGGGGTGGCTCCAGCGAGGTGGCTCCAGTGAGATCCTCGGGCGACGACGGCGCGGGGAGGCGAATGGCTGTGCCGTCGGCGTCGAACGACAGGGGCGCGTcgggccccgatccagatcggatcaggGGAGGGGCGGGGAGTGGCGACATGGGGAGAAGTGGtgcgtgggctagggtttcgggtagtggggggttatggaggggagtaggtgggctggccggttgggccaggtgggTCAGCCAGCTAGGCCGTCTGGTCCTGTTGTCCAGGgggctttctctctttctttctcttttttttcacacttttgttttgttttctatttttatctttttcttattttcttttctgttttatttattttagttagcaaaacagttttacaaaaatacaacccctactcctaaattagcataataacataggccacctactgcaaaaagtttggtgattatataaactagattaacatttgtttagtatttaaaagcatttaaataattgttttgctgctgtttttaCTTACTATAGTGCAGTTAAATACTGactttggctcactccgaacatttaataTTGACTATTTGGCTatttggtttcttcaccaatatttaatattgactatttggctcactccgaacattttagttttaatatttgtaaacttttattatttgcttttatttaaattttgaatttgtttcggttctgaactatcgagagtttatcaacagtaaacggggtgacgtggcatcgttaacgtgggattactgtagcttaattatccgggcgtcacaaatactgagcaggcattcaaagaagatttccttctcttctttggtaagagcgtagctggcatgaccctgatgtatgccgtcttttccatgcatacgttgctggtcctcccgtggcTCAGGTGtaccttttgtcttcccatacacacccaagaagccaagcagggtcacgcaaagattcttcgtcacgtgcatcacgtcgattatagagcggacctctaggtctttccaatagggcaggtcccaaaatatagatttgttcttccacatgggtgcgcgtccgtcagcgtcattaggaacaggttgtccgccaggaccctttccaaagactaccttcaaatccttgaccatatcatgtacatcagcaccagtacggtggcgtggcttcgtccggtgatccgcctcacctttgaaatgcttgcctttctttcttacgggatgcctgctcggaagaaatcgacgatgtcccaggtacacattcttcctacaattgtccaaatatatactatcggtatcatccaaacagtgcgtgcatgcgtggtatcccttgtttgtctgtcctgaaaggttactgagagcaggccaatcattgatggtcacgaacagcaaggcctttaggtcaaattcttcccgcATGTGCTCATCTCACGCatatacacctgttccattccacaactgtaacagttcttcaactaatggccttaggtacacatcaatgtcgttgccaggttgcttagggccttggatgagcactagcatcataatgaacttccgcttcatgcacaaccaaggaggaaggttataaaacatagagtcacagggcaggtgctatggtcgctgctctgctccccaaaaggattaatgccatctgcgcttagaccaaaccatacgttccttgcgtcatctacaaactccttcccgtactttctttcgatttttctccactgcgacccgtcagcgggtactctcaactttccgtctttcttacggtcttctctgtgccatcgcatcgccttggcatgctctttgttttggaacaaacgtttcaaccgtggtattatagaagcataccacatcaccttggcaggaatcttcttcctggggcgctcgccctcgacatcaccagggtcatcgcgcctgatcttatagcgcaatgcaccgcataccgggcaagcgttcaaatcctcgtactcaccgcggtagaggatgcagtcattagggcatgcatgtatcttctgcacctctaaccctagagggcagacaaccttctttgcttcgtacgtactctcgggtaattggttgtcctttggaagcatattctttatcactaccagcaactttccaaatcccttgtcagatacaccattctctgccttccattgcagcaattccagtgtggtgcccaactttttcttgtcaacttcgcaattcgggtacaacaatttcttgtgatcctctaacatgcgctgcgacttcttctccaaatcacttgcgcagtttctctttgcatcggcaatggcccgacctagatcatcagcgggctcatctgatgcctcttcttcagcttcttcccgcattgccggctcagcttcttcccccattgttgtatcatcgtattcagggaacccatgaccaggatagttgtcgtcgtcctcttcttcttcattgtcttccatcataacccctctttctccgtgcttggtccaaacattatagtggggcatgaaaccggacttaaacagatggacgtgaatggttcttgacgtagagtaattgtgatcattcttacagactaaacatggacaaggcataaaaccatccgcccgcttgtttgcctcaaccgcaagcagaaaagtttgcacgccattaatgaacccgggagagcatcggtcatcgtacatccattgtcgtctcatcttcattacacaacaccgaaaagaccaaattaatacaaattcatacataaagttcatacaagacttaaatgcaacaaacaaataactctctaactaaagaatttaaatgcaacaacaaatgcgatcaagatcgcaactaaggtaacaattgatccaacagcataatgataccaagcctcactatcaatgacatattttctaatctttctaatcttcaagcacattttctccatcttgatcttgtgatcatcgacgacatcggcaacatgcaactccaattccatcttctccccctcaattcttttcaatttttcttcaaatactcattttctctttcaactaaatttaacctctcgacaatagggtcggttggaatttccggttcacaaacctcctagacaaaaatatctatgtcaacttgatgggcataatttttcataaacacgaaatgcaacaactagttttaaaagagaatataccacatccgaatcataacaaggacgagggccgacggggacggatatcaaaaccatggcactatgtataacaaacaacgtacgggtaagataattatacgagtaactatatatccaaatcacacaaacatcaatttggtaatgtaaaacattcatgaacaagaggctcaccacaaggtggtgccggcgacggaacggtgcgggcgatcgactgtggttacgacggagatttagaaggcactaagtaaaccacacctacatacgcaaactaagtgttatttttaacatcaaattgcatataaatcaaatactagcacatatatttcctcccaaattactaagctcataaattaatcactatacaaagcattgcaagagctaatctagcaatgagagatgaaaggacaaagttgctaacctttgtgatcatttgaatgaatggaggccttcaaatcttgacaaattttgggcaaaatgtgtgatgagcttgagaggaagaagggaagaacagagaggaggggggaaaggggaagaacagagcgagctcgagtggaggaagggtttatgtaggacgacctttagtaccgacaacatcctgccaccactcactttagtaccggtccgtggcacgaaccgatgctaaaggtcggccacgaaccggtactaatgaaagcggccggctagccgttgaaaccggcactaatgcacacattagtgccggctcaaaagtaaaccggcactaatgcacacatttgattctttttctactagtgagagctGAAGGACCAACACAATCAAAGAGTTCACAAACAACACCATAACTCCGCAGGCCAACATGCATGGCTGCCTCGTTTTAACTGTCGTCAACAGCGGTCTAAAATAACAGTTTGAACAGTCAACACTGGTCACCAGGATCGATCCGCCAGAAAAGCCTTGCCGGCCGGTCCACCACAAATTGCACACCAGTGGAGTAGCACTAGTAAATTGGCGTAGTAATTCTTCTTCTTGTATTACTAGTACTGGCCAGTACTGACTGCGGCGCTACAAGGCCAGTTGGCAGCAGCATCTCCACCTGCACTGCCATTACCTCGGCAGCTAAGTTTGGAGCATACAAATTGCCGAGCGACAGGAACACTACCACAATAAGCATTCGCCTCCTACTTTACCACGCCACCACCACCTCCCTCACTCAGTCTCAGTCTGCCCAGCGAGAGCCAAGACGAGACAGCAGCACTACAAAACACAACGTCAGCTAGCTGCCGGCCGACTCATGCCGGAGAAGCCTCCGCCGCTCGGGCGCCGTCCGACGGCCTCGGCGAGCTGGGTCCGGTCCCTTCACTGCAAGTCCATGGCGGCCGATGACGTCGCTGCCAATGTCGCGGCACTGCCAAAGAAGTCGCACCTCCTCCTCCCGTCGAGCTGCGCCAGCTCCGGCGACGCCCAAGGGGACGTCTCCTCGTGCAAGCCCAAGCTCAAATCGAGCTCGAAGACTAGTTCGGGGACCAAGAAGCCCAAGGCGGCGAAGCCGACGTCCGtgccgccgtcgcctcctcccggcccgctcggcccgctgCCGGCGCTGACCGAGCTCCCGGCGGGGCACTCCTCGCGGCAGGTGGTCGAGATCATCTTCCTCTCGTCGTGGTCTCCTctcccgccggcgccggccgcTGCTGCCGGTGGCGCGTTCGCGGGGGAGGTGGAGATGCTGTTCCGCGTCCACAACCAGGCGCGCGCCGTGGCGCGCTTCGAGGACTACCGCGCCGCCGTGCGCGCCCGGGCCGGGGGCGCCTCCCGCAGCGCCGCCGACGGCAACGAGATGATGCGCTTCTCCCCGGCCCCGCCGCACGGGAGCTCCTCCTCGGACAGCGCGTCCCTGCGCGTCGTCCGGACcttcgacggcagcggcggcgcgcaCGCCAGCGGGCGCGGGCCGGAGACCGGCCGGCGGGCCATGTTCCTGTGCAGGGTGATCGCCGGGCGGGTGGCGGAGGGGCCATGCTCCGAGGCCGCCGGCAAGGAGTACGACTCCGTCCGCGGCGGCAAGGGCGAGCTGGTGGTGTTCGATCGGCGGGCGGTGCTCCCATGCTTCCTCATCATCTACAAGCTGTAAATAAACAATGCCCAGTCCAGTAACCTCTGCCGCTAATATTGATTTTGGCACTCACTCCCGTGTTAACCATCAACTGCATGCATGTAATAGTTTTTGGTAAATCCCCGTCGACCCGATCACACACCCAGTCGGAGCGGTTAGCGGGTTAAGGCATGTACAGTCGCCGTACCACCCTGCACTTGGTGCACCTGTAGTGCTGTACTGTGCAAGTGTGTCTATGCTCGCCTTGCGTCCGGGCGCGGGTACGTGCAGCGGGCCACTGTGGCAGTCGCACTGTGGTTGGTTTATTATTCCCGGGAGTTGTCGTGTTCGATGGGGAGGGGGAGGCTTTTGAGGCTTTCGTCTTGAGGTAAGACAAAGGGAATGGAACGGCCGGCGTCGCATCGCATCGTATCAgtgtcatcagaggagagcgcgtgCCTGGGAATGGGACGCCGTGCCGCTGAGCGGGGAAGGGGATGGACCGATGCACGGCTGATCGGCCTGTGAGTATGAGCCGGGCCAGGCGCGTTAAAGAGGAGGAGGCGTTTGCGTTTGGCACTGCTCGTCTTGTCTTCAATTCAGGCGTCTCTGTTCGCCACGTGATGTCTCTACTCGCTCCTGCCTGCAGCTGCATGCGTGAATGCATGGATGGAGCAGCGGCCTACGGCTTTTCAGGTCTTGGTCACGGTAAAGGGTGCGCGGGCTTGTGTCGTTTGCGAGGAGCAACCGTACTGTCTGTGTTTGCAACGAAATTGCACAATATGCCTCAAAATCCATGCGGATTTAATGGTTTTTTATATAAAAAACCAGtcctaagtctcagtcgactgagacttcgtcgATGCTATATCAGTGAAATCTTACATTAAGATCTATACAAaattttcttttcaatttttttctctctaacatgttatgtcacttgactgATACTTGGTAAATCTCAGTCGACGGTGACCTAGCCACATCCATAAAAAATTGATGAATTGCAAtccttagagcatcttcaatagttGATTAAAAAACTATCTGTAAAAGTCGTTCTACGCGTTGTCTATATAACTTAGGAAAAGTTGTCTTATGACTACTTTTATTAGTTTCCGTAAACTTGTTTTGTAATTTTCTTTCTTATTATCCATTAAACAAGCATACAAATGATACATCATAATAATTCAAACAATATTATATCAAAGACACATACTTGATAACAATTCCAAATCCACAATGGGGAGGAGAGCGTGGTGGCATGGGGCGGCTGGTGCAGTGAGGCGGGGCATGCGAGACGTGGCGGCATGGGAAGGCCTAGACACGGCGCGGGGGGAGCGGCGGTTGTGCGAGGGTATCCTCACGTGACATTTCAGGTGGGTTCAGCCTGCCAAATTATAGGGGAAAAGATGTTGGACGGCTATTTTCTACCTCAACTTTCCCTAAATGATACTTTTTTATGGATAGGGGAGCTACTGAAGATGCTTTTATAAATATCTTCTAGGGAAACACTTCTATTCAATCGAGGAATCTTACGTCAAACATCGACCGCGTCGCGCGTCTGCCATATGACCTACTGGCCCACACACTTCGCCTTATGCTATACCCATCTCCATACGAGAAATCACAACCTCTTTTCCTTCTCCCCATCGTCAACATTGAAGAAAACTAGACCATCGAATACTCTCCTCTCCCTTATCCTCTCGTAAACCGCTCCTCCAACGAGCTCAGGAGGCGCCCATACGTTGCTGCAAGGCCGAGGCGCGGCGCTGCAACCCGCTCCATACGTTGTTGCAAGGGGAGAGAGGGGCGGTGGAAGCAGTCGGGGGGAGGGGGGCACCAACCTGCAATTCTGTGACGGAAGACGTTGATGCCATGAGCTCGTCTGCATTTtctataacccccccccccctctaatcAAGAGAGGATAAATCACATGACACAGACGCACGAGGGCGTGAACATGATGCTCGGAGCAGAAAGACATGGGATGCTCAGGTCAAGACAAGAAAAAACACAGCTAACCCCCCTAATCCGGCCTCTAGCCATAGAGGGCGAGGAGGCGGGACACAAGAACTCAGACCGCGTCGCACCTCACGAGAACGTCCGCCCCGCATCCACTGCTCCAGGCTCGATCGTCGGATCAACGTACCCCACCAATGCGCTGGGAGGTCGGGAAGTGGGCAGGAGGACCCAGCCTAGACAGAGCCAGAAGACATGGGAGAAGCACCGCGGAAGTCGTACATAGCGCCCTGAAAACCACGCCTTGAGCGGCAGTCCGAACCAACATGAGGTCCAACATCTCCAAAAACGAAAACCGGGGACACCGCGAGCCAACAAGACAGTGCCTTCAAGAAGGAGGACGACGCCGTGGTGCCGCCACCGTCCGATCCGAGGAAtcagacctagggtttcccccggtgctCGAAGAGGGGCACAGAAAGAGGCCATAGGagcgcctccaaggagggaacgGAGTTCGCAAGCATCGCCGTTGCCAGCATCGACAAGCCAAGCGAGGATTGTGCCCCGGCCCGAATCTGAGCAATTCCATAGCCGCGGGATCATGTAATATTAATTAATAGAAACACTGAGGAACCAGATTTGCAAGACACATGGACAGTATAATCAGAGACGAACATGGAAGCTCATCTTCTCGAAGTTGTGTACTGCACATCCGCACTATCCCAATATACACACGATCTTTGAATACGGACAGACCTGTCAGACCCGTATTCTGCCAAGATCAATCATCTTCAGAACGATAGTATGGAACACAACACATCATCTTCGTTCGATTTAAATATCGCCCAGGCGGCGATTGAACGGTGATCACTCGTATAAAATTCCCCTTTTCATTTTCTGTTCGAGGGAACAATGAGTGTACGTATACTCCGCGTGCTTATTGCTCTACTACCTTTGGCGCCTTTCTTTCACTACCAGCTTCTCGTTTTTCCACGATCTGGAAAACATACAATATGCCAGTTCTGCGTCTGGTTTCTTGCTTCATGCATGCTACTGATTGCATCTTATCTGTACTTTCGACATCATCACCAGCGTAGCTTTCTCGCATACTTGCGGCCATGCACCAATAGCTTTTTGCTTCCCCGAAAATGTTTGAACGCCCGTTCAGAGCACCAGGATTTATCCCGATTGCCCTCAATGAACTTTGATATTCCGTGTTCAAATCGTGTCGTAAAATGAGCTAGAGACACCGGCTCAGAACTCAGGCTGTTCCCTAACAGATCAAAGCCATTTTTGCTTGCGTGACTAGGATCTCTATTGTAAAGTTTGAATCCACCGTTCAAAAAATAATGCACTTTCGGCTTTCGGGCATAGTTTTTGATCACTTTCTAGTCCAACTGAATCAGCCCAAATAAAGGGCATCAATGTATAAAGCGCTCCTCTCCTGCACAAGTTACTTGAAAAGCTCAAACTTCTAAAGGCCTTAAAAGGAAGGCAACCCGAATGAGTAGCAGTTGCAAAACTCAAGGTGCCATGCATGACTCAAGTTTGAATCAGCTCATCTCGAAGGTACATTCAAATACTCGATCAGTTTTGGCAGTGCTGTGGGGGCCCACATGTTCTTTCTGGGTTGGAGAGTCCATGGAAAGAAGGATGCATTTGAAATGCCCAGTCTTATTCAACAAGTCGAGGTAAATTCAAATGCACAGTACGTGGCAGATGTGGATGTACACATAGGACGTGTACTCTACTCCTACGGTCACCTCCATCACTGGTGTTGATGCTGGAATGTGCATTAGCAATATTGTACTTATGATATGCAGAGGAGACTCACAGAATCATAGGCGAATTAATTAATGGGAAGGAGAGCACAACTGGGTTAAAATAAACGCAGCTGCACTGGAAGAGGTTGTGATTTGTTTAAACACTGAAGGTAAGGGATAATACATCTCAGGCAGGCACCAGTAGTCCAGCACATGAGCGGCCATCAAGTCCAAGCTTCAGCATCTGGAAGTCCAGAGTATTTCTGACCTAGAAAAGGAGAACACGTGAGGGTCGTAAATTCATCAGTCCATCACATGGTTATAGTAACTCCTTGTCTTGGTGTGCACTCTTTTATCCTGCAAACTAATTAGTACAGTAGCTGGCTACTGACAAGAAAATGATTTCCAGAATTGAATGGTCTCTCCCTACTTGTCAAGCGAAACCCCAGCAAACCAAACCAGGAGCGACCTCATTTATTGGGAGCCATAATTGTGATCTACTTGTTTGTCTACTGACAGGGTAATGGTCGACGAACACCATGGACAGGCTATGTTAGTAGTAAAACACATGGGATCAAGACCTAAACTGACTAAACAACACACTGTCAAACTGCAGATTTCATTCCGGAAATTCTCACTGACGATCAGCCTCACTTGTTTCCCATAAAGTAAAGTGATGGCACTTCACGTACCAGTAGGTATAATTTCATCGTTCCTAGTTTAGTAACACATCCAAAGTCTTAAAAGTTAAAAGTGCTGGGCAAGCCATTAACTTTTGCTTGGCAATTGAGGAACAGGAAAGGATCAAGACTTGTAAAGGAAAGCAAGGGCTCTCCTTTAAGCAAGGAACAAGCATGATTACTTGAGTTGGGCGGCTGCCGTCCTATCACTGCTCTCTGCTCCCATCCCAGCGAagatcaaaggaagaaggaatgtcCCCGTGTAGTGCCACAATATCGCATTTTCATGTTCTCTACGGTCGCTTCAGAAGCCCCTCTGGTCTGTGCTCTCTCCTAAACAAGATCATGCTCTGAATGGGCCAATGGTATATGAACCCTATGATGGCATCTTGTTTTGCACTGCACGTTCAGAGGAGCAGACCCTGTCCTAAATTTTTATGACCCAACTGCTCCGTACCCTGGTTAATGGCACAACTGCTTTGTTTCCTCCACTCTGTCTGAAAGTGTAGAAAGTAAAACAAATTAGTCACTGCAACATTCGGCACCAAATTAGCAGTCTGACTAGAACTGCGTGGGGGTAAATATACCTGGTTCATattcctccgttcttaaatataagtttttttagggATTCCAATATGAacaacatacagagcaaaatgaatgaatctacactctaaacgatgtctatgtacatccgtatgtagtttatattgaaatctctaaaaagacatatatttagaaacagaggaagTAGAAAATTCAGAAAAGAAATTACCGTCATGTTGGGCCAAAGGTatgatggattatggatgggcttaggcccatataagacaataatccctagttaatctctaaggcccatgcatgtgtacagcaagtggtgggaagtgtgggaagtttagtcccatactgctacagtaagaagagtgagacctctttGTAAGGGCTGCTCCATCACTTGCTATTGGGAgctgtacacgcgcgctcctcctcctccgccgcccgcctcgcctcgccacgccacgcctcgtcatgacgcgcgcgccgcgggttgcgggttgcggaa encodes the following:
- the LOC123141607 gene encoding protein enabled homolog; the encoded protein is MPEKPPPLGRRPTASASWVRSLHCKSMAADDVAANVAALPKKSHLLLPSSCASSGDAQGDVSSCKPKLKSSSKTSSGTKKPKAAKPTSVPPSPPPGPLGPLPALTELPAGHSSRQVVEIIFLSSWSPLPPAPAAAAGGAFAGEVEMLFRVHNQARAVARFEDYRAAVRARAGGASRSAADGNEMMRFSPAPPHGSSSSDSASLRVVRTFDGSGGAHASGRGPETGRRAMFLCRVIAGRVAEGPCSEAAGKEYDSVRGGKGELVVFDRRAVLPCFLIIYKL